One part of the Vitis riparia cultivar Riparia Gloire de Montpellier isolate 1030 chromosome 6, EGFV_Vit.rip_1.0, whole genome shotgun sequence genome encodes these proteins:
- the LOC117915920 gene encoding NAD(H) kinase 1 isoform X1 — protein MKLSTLSAVSYEGWGDKKTLSGQGDASVSCSQPENGLIDLFNSEKAVQELLQQPPVQGIDDHLIEFSEALRTVAKALRRVSEGKASAQAEAAEWKRKYELERARNLQLERKGDGICTKLQSWWTQASPDNAMGIIKLILPCILCWEIWKEQNRRELSSGEHNGDCSAENLTNQPMMCNEARKQSERCCGKHGICSHEVLHNGEIDSDTEMVNNKFMRKASFKLSWWCKGEKSDQHKHDIVSFERGNITTAERSSKQISLKWESHPQTVLILTKPNSTSVRILCADMVRWLREQKKMEIFVEPRVKVELMTESPNFDFVQTWKDDKETLLLHTNVDLVVTLGGDGTVLWAASLFKGPVPPVVPFSLGSLGFMTPFHSEQYRECLDSILRGPFSITLRHRLQCHVIRDAAKSEYESEGPILVLNEVTIDRGISSFLTNLECYSDGSFVTCVQGDGLILSTTSGSTAYSLAAGGSMVHPQVPGILFTPICPHSLSFRPLILPEHVTLRVQVPFNSRGHAWASFDGKDRRQLAPGDALVVSMAPCPVPTACQVDSTSDFLRSIHDGLHWNLRKTQSFEGPRDL, from the exons ACTTTGTCTGGGCAGGGAGATGCCAGTGTATCATGTTCACAGCCAGAGAATGGTTTAATTGATCTCTTCAATTCTGAGAAGGCAGTTCAGGAGCTTCTTCAACAACCTCCTGTTCAAGGAATTGATGATCATCTTATAGAGTTCTCGGAGGCTCTGAGAA CTGTTGCTAAGGCATTAAGACGAGTGTCTGAAGGAAAGGCTTCTGCTCAAGCTGAGGCAGCTGAATGGAAGCGTAAATATGAATTAGAGAGGGCACGGAATCTGCAATTGGAGCGTAAAG GCGACGGAATTTGTACAAAGCTTCAAAGTTGGTGGACTCAGGCATCTCCAGATAATGCAATGGGAATAATAAAACTAATTCTTCCATGTATTCTCTGCTGGGAAATTTGGAAAGAACAGAATAGGAGAG AGCTGTCATCTGGAGAGCATAATGGTGATTGTAGTGCAGAGAACTTGACCAACCAACCAATGATGTGCAATGAAGCTAGGAAGCAATCTGAAAGGTGTTGTGGGAAGCATGGAATTTGTTCCCATGAGGTCCTTCATAATGGGGAAATTGATTCTGACACTGAGATGGTTAACAATAAGTTTATGAGAAAG GCATCTTTTAAACTTTCATGGTGGTGCAAAGGAGAGAAAAGTGATCAGCACAAGCATGATATTGTCTCGTTTGAAAGAGGAAACATAACAACTGCAGAGCGCAGCAGTAAGCAG atTTCTTTGAAGTGGGAATCTCACCCACAGACTGTGCTCATTTTGACCAAACCAAATTCAACTTCTGTTCGAATTCTATGTGCAGATATGGTCAG ATGGCTTAGAGAACAGAAAAAGATGGAAATTTTTGTGGAACCACGTGTTAAAGTTGAACTTATGACGGAGTCACCTAACTTCGACTTTGTACAAACTTGGAAAGATG ACAAGGAAACTTTGCTCCTGCACACAAATGTTGACCTTGTTGTAACTCTCGGTGGGGATGGAACTGTCCTTTGG GCTGCATCCTTGTTCAAAGGGCCAGTTCCTCCTGTAGTCCCTTTTTCTTTGGGCTCTCTGGGTTTTATGACTCCATTTC ATTCTGAACAGTACAGAGAATGCCTTGATTCGATCCTAAGGGGTCCTTTTAGTATCACATTACGACACCGGTTGCAGTGCCATGTTATTCGAGATGCAGCTAAAAGTGAATATGAGAGCGAAGGACCTATTCTTGTTTTAAATGAGGTTACAATTGATCGTGGAATATCATCATTCCTGACAAATTTGGAATGCTATAGTGACGGCTCATTTGTCACATGTGTGCAAGGAGATGGATTGATCTTGTCAACAACATCTGGAAGTACTGCATATTCCTTGGCAGCTGGAGGATCAATGGTCCATCCCCAG GTTCCTGGCATCCTGTTTACCCCAATCTGCCCACACTCCTTATCCTTCAGGCCTCTGATATTACCTGAGCATGTAACGCTTCGTGTACAAGTGCCTTTCAATAGCAGAGGCCATGCATGGGCATCATTTGATGGCAAGGACAGAAGACAGTTAGCACCTGGAGATGCACTCGTTGTCAGCATGGCCCCTTGCCCTGTACCAACAGCATGCCAAGTTGATTCTACCAGCGACTTCCTGCGCAGCATCCATGATGGCCTTCACTGGAACTTGAGGAAAACCCAGTCCTTCGAGGGCCCTCGGGACCTATAA
- the LOC117915920 gene encoding NAD(H) kinase 1 isoform X3, whose product MAPSKLNPNTLSGQGDASVSCSQPENGLIDLFNSEKAVQELLQQPPVQGIDDHLIEFSEALRTVAKALRRVSEGKASAQAEAAEWKRKYELERARNLQLERKGDGICTKLQSWWTQASPDNAMGIIKLILPCILCWEIWKEQNRRELSSGEHNGDCSAENLTNQPMMCNEARKQSERCCGKHGICSHEVLHNGEIDSDTEMVNNKFMRKASFKLSWWCKGEKSDQHKHDIVSFERGNITTAERSSKQISLKWESHPQTVLILTKPNSTSVRILCADMVRWLREQKKMEIFVEPRVKVELMTESPNFDFVQTWKDDKETLLLHTNVDLVVTLGGDGTVLWAASLFKGPVPPVVPFSLGSLGFMTPFHSEQYRECLDSILRGPFSITLRHRLQCHVIRDAAKSEYESEGPILVLNEVTIDRGISSFLTNLECYSDGSFVTCVQGDGLILSTTSGSTAYSLAAGGSMVHPQVPGILFTPICPHSLSFRPLILPEHVTLRVQVPFNSRGHAWASFDGKDRRQLAPGDALVVSMAPCPVPTACQVDSTSDFLRSIHDGLHWNLRKTQSFEGPRDL is encoded by the exons ACTTTGTCTGGGCAGGGAGATGCCAGTGTATCATGTTCACAGCCAGAGAATGGTTTAATTGATCTCTTCAATTCTGAGAAGGCAGTTCAGGAGCTTCTTCAACAACCTCCTGTTCAAGGAATTGATGATCATCTTATAGAGTTCTCGGAGGCTCTGAGAA CTGTTGCTAAGGCATTAAGACGAGTGTCTGAAGGAAAGGCTTCTGCTCAAGCTGAGGCAGCTGAATGGAAGCGTAAATATGAATTAGAGAGGGCACGGAATCTGCAATTGGAGCGTAAAG GCGACGGAATTTGTACAAAGCTTCAAAGTTGGTGGACTCAGGCATCTCCAGATAATGCAATGGGAATAATAAAACTAATTCTTCCATGTATTCTCTGCTGGGAAATTTGGAAAGAACAGAATAGGAGAG AGCTGTCATCTGGAGAGCATAATGGTGATTGTAGTGCAGAGAACTTGACCAACCAACCAATGATGTGCAATGAAGCTAGGAAGCAATCTGAAAGGTGTTGTGGGAAGCATGGAATTTGTTCCCATGAGGTCCTTCATAATGGGGAAATTGATTCTGACACTGAGATGGTTAACAATAAGTTTATGAGAAAG GCATCTTTTAAACTTTCATGGTGGTGCAAAGGAGAGAAAAGTGATCAGCACAAGCATGATATTGTCTCGTTTGAAAGAGGAAACATAACAACTGCAGAGCGCAGCAGTAAGCAG atTTCTTTGAAGTGGGAATCTCACCCACAGACTGTGCTCATTTTGACCAAACCAAATTCAACTTCTGTTCGAATTCTATGTGCAGATATGGTCAG ATGGCTTAGAGAACAGAAAAAGATGGAAATTTTTGTGGAACCACGTGTTAAAGTTGAACTTATGACGGAGTCACCTAACTTCGACTTTGTACAAACTTGGAAAGATG ACAAGGAAACTTTGCTCCTGCACACAAATGTTGACCTTGTTGTAACTCTCGGTGGGGATGGAACTGTCCTTTGG GCTGCATCCTTGTTCAAAGGGCCAGTTCCTCCTGTAGTCCCTTTTTCTTTGGGCTCTCTGGGTTTTATGACTCCATTTC ATTCTGAACAGTACAGAGAATGCCTTGATTCGATCCTAAGGGGTCCTTTTAGTATCACATTACGACACCGGTTGCAGTGCCATGTTATTCGAGATGCAGCTAAAAGTGAATATGAGAGCGAAGGACCTATTCTTGTTTTAAATGAGGTTACAATTGATCGTGGAATATCATCATTCCTGACAAATTTGGAATGCTATAGTGACGGCTCATTTGTCACATGTGTGCAAGGAGATGGATTGATCTTGTCAACAACATCTGGAAGTACTGCATATTCCTTGGCAGCTGGAGGATCAATGGTCCATCCCCAG GTTCCTGGCATCCTGTTTACCCCAATCTGCCCACACTCCTTATCCTTCAGGCCTCTGATATTACCTGAGCATGTAACGCTTCGTGTACAAGTGCCTTTCAATAGCAGAGGCCATGCATGGGCATCATTTGATGGCAAGGACAGAAGACAGTTAGCACCTGGAGATGCACTCGTTGTCAGCATGGCCCCTTGCCCTGTACCAACAGCATGCCAAGTTGATTCTACCAGCGACTTCCTGCGCAGCATCCATGATGGCCTTCACTGGAACTTGAGGAAAACCCAGTCCTTCGAGGGCCCTCGGGACCTATAA
- the LOC117915920 gene encoding NAD(H) kinase 1 isoform X5: MKLSTLSAVSYEGWGDKKTLSGQGDASVSCSQPENGLIDLFNSEKAVQELLQQPPVQGIDDHLIEFSEALRTVAKALRRVSEGKASAQAEAAEWKRKYELERARNLQLERKELSSGEHNGDCSAENLTNQPMMCNEARKQSERCCGKHGICSHEVLHNGEIDSDTEMVNNKFMRKASFKLSWWCKGEKSDQHKHDIVSFERGNITTAERSSKQISLKWESHPQTVLILTKPNSTSVRILCADMVRWLREQKKMEIFVEPRVKVELMTESPNFDFVQTWKDDKETLLLHTNVDLVVTLGGDGTVLWAASLFKGPVPPVVPFSLGSLGFMTPFHSEQYRECLDSILRGPFSITLRHRLQCHVIRDAAKSEYESEGPILVLNEVTIDRGISSFLTNLECYSDGSFVTCVQGDGLILSTTSGSTAYSLAAGGSMVHPQVPGILFTPICPHSLSFRPLILPEHVTLRVQVPFNSRGHAWASFDGKDRRQLAPGDALVVSMAPCPVPTACQVDSTSDFLRSIHDGLHWNLRKTQSFEGPRDL; encoded by the exons ACTTTGTCTGGGCAGGGAGATGCCAGTGTATCATGTTCACAGCCAGAGAATGGTTTAATTGATCTCTTCAATTCTGAGAAGGCAGTTCAGGAGCTTCTTCAACAACCTCCTGTTCAAGGAATTGATGATCATCTTATAGAGTTCTCGGAGGCTCTGAGAA CTGTTGCTAAGGCATTAAGACGAGTGTCTGAAGGAAAGGCTTCTGCTCAAGCTGAGGCAGCTGAATGGAAGCGTAAATATGAATTAGAGAGGGCACGGAATCTGCAATTGGAGCGTAAAG AGCTGTCATCTGGAGAGCATAATGGTGATTGTAGTGCAGAGAACTTGACCAACCAACCAATGATGTGCAATGAAGCTAGGAAGCAATCTGAAAGGTGTTGTGGGAAGCATGGAATTTGTTCCCATGAGGTCCTTCATAATGGGGAAATTGATTCTGACACTGAGATGGTTAACAATAAGTTTATGAGAAAG GCATCTTTTAAACTTTCATGGTGGTGCAAAGGAGAGAAAAGTGATCAGCACAAGCATGATATTGTCTCGTTTGAAAGAGGAAACATAACAACTGCAGAGCGCAGCAGTAAGCAG atTTCTTTGAAGTGGGAATCTCACCCACAGACTGTGCTCATTTTGACCAAACCAAATTCAACTTCTGTTCGAATTCTATGTGCAGATATGGTCAG ATGGCTTAGAGAACAGAAAAAGATGGAAATTTTTGTGGAACCACGTGTTAAAGTTGAACTTATGACGGAGTCACCTAACTTCGACTTTGTACAAACTTGGAAAGATG ACAAGGAAACTTTGCTCCTGCACACAAATGTTGACCTTGTTGTAACTCTCGGTGGGGATGGAACTGTCCTTTGG GCTGCATCCTTGTTCAAAGGGCCAGTTCCTCCTGTAGTCCCTTTTTCTTTGGGCTCTCTGGGTTTTATGACTCCATTTC ATTCTGAACAGTACAGAGAATGCCTTGATTCGATCCTAAGGGGTCCTTTTAGTATCACATTACGACACCGGTTGCAGTGCCATGTTATTCGAGATGCAGCTAAAAGTGAATATGAGAGCGAAGGACCTATTCTTGTTTTAAATGAGGTTACAATTGATCGTGGAATATCATCATTCCTGACAAATTTGGAATGCTATAGTGACGGCTCATTTGTCACATGTGTGCAAGGAGATGGATTGATCTTGTCAACAACATCTGGAAGTACTGCATATTCCTTGGCAGCTGGAGGATCAATGGTCCATCCCCAG GTTCCTGGCATCCTGTTTACCCCAATCTGCCCACACTCCTTATCCTTCAGGCCTCTGATATTACCTGAGCATGTAACGCTTCGTGTACAAGTGCCTTTCAATAGCAGAGGCCATGCATGGGCATCATTTGATGGCAAGGACAGAAGACAGTTAGCACCTGGAGATGCACTCGTTGTCAGCATGGCCCCTTGCCCTGTACCAACAGCATGCCAAGTTGATTCTACCAGCGACTTCCTGCGCAGCATCCATGATGGCCTTCACTGGAACTTGAGGAAAACCCAGTCCTTCGAGGGCCCTCGGGACCTATAA
- the LOC117915920 gene encoding NAD(H) kinase 1 isoform X6, protein MAPSKLNPNTLSGQGDASVSCSQPENGLIDLFNSEKAVQELLQQPPVQGIDDHLIEFSEALRTVAKALRRVSEGKASAQAEAAEWKRKYELERARNLQLERKELSSGEHNGDCSAENLTNQPMMCNEARKQSERCCGKHGICSHEVLHNGEIDSDTEMVNNKFMRKASFKLSWWCKGEKSDQHKHDIVSFERGNITTAERSSKQISLKWESHPQTVLILTKPNSTSVRILCADMVRWLREQKKMEIFVEPRVKVELMTESPNFDFVQTWKDDKETLLLHTNVDLVVTLGGDGTVLWAASLFKGPVPPVVPFSLGSLGFMTPFHSEQYRECLDSILRGPFSITLRHRLQCHVIRDAAKSEYESEGPILVLNEVTIDRGISSFLTNLECYSDGSFVTCVQGDGLILSTTSGSTAYSLAAGGSMVHPQVPGILFTPICPHSLSFRPLILPEHVTLRVQVPFNSRGHAWASFDGKDRRQLAPGDALVVSMAPCPVPTACQVDSTSDFLRSIHDGLHWNLRKTQSFEGPRDL, encoded by the exons ACTTTGTCTGGGCAGGGAGATGCCAGTGTATCATGTTCACAGCCAGAGAATGGTTTAATTGATCTCTTCAATTCTGAGAAGGCAGTTCAGGAGCTTCTTCAACAACCTCCTGTTCAAGGAATTGATGATCATCTTATAGAGTTCTCGGAGGCTCTGAGAA CTGTTGCTAAGGCATTAAGACGAGTGTCTGAAGGAAAGGCTTCTGCTCAAGCTGAGGCAGCTGAATGGAAGCGTAAATATGAATTAGAGAGGGCACGGAATCTGCAATTGGAGCGTAAAG AGCTGTCATCTGGAGAGCATAATGGTGATTGTAGTGCAGAGAACTTGACCAACCAACCAATGATGTGCAATGAAGCTAGGAAGCAATCTGAAAGGTGTTGTGGGAAGCATGGAATTTGTTCCCATGAGGTCCTTCATAATGGGGAAATTGATTCTGACACTGAGATGGTTAACAATAAGTTTATGAGAAAG GCATCTTTTAAACTTTCATGGTGGTGCAAAGGAGAGAAAAGTGATCAGCACAAGCATGATATTGTCTCGTTTGAAAGAGGAAACATAACAACTGCAGAGCGCAGCAGTAAGCAG atTTCTTTGAAGTGGGAATCTCACCCACAGACTGTGCTCATTTTGACCAAACCAAATTCAACTTCTGTTCGAATTCTATGTGCAGATATGGTCAG ATGGCTTAGAGAACAGAAAAAGATGGAAATTTTTGTGGAACCACGTGTTAAAGTTGAACTTATGACGGAGTCACCTAACTTCGACTTTGTACAAACTTGGAAAGATG ACAAGGAAACTTTGCTCCTGCACACAAATGTTGACCTTGTTGTAACTCTCGGTGGGGATGGAACTGTCCTTTGG GCTGCATCCTTGTTCAAAGGGCCAGTTCCTCCTGTAGTCCCTTTTTCTTTGGGCTCTCTGGGTTTTATGACTCCATTTC ATTCTGAACAGTACAGAGAATGCCTTGATTCGATCCTAAGGGGTCCTTTTAGTATCACATTACGACACCGGTTGCAGTGCCATGTTATTCGAGATGCAGCTAAAAGTGAATATGAGAGCGAAGGACCTATTCTTGTTTTAAATGAGGTTACAATTGATCGTGGAATATCATCATTCCTGACAAATTTGGAATGCTATAGTGACGGCTCATTTGTCACATGTGTGCAAGGAGATGGATTGATCTTGTCAACAACATCTGGAAGTACTGCATATTCCTTGGCAGCTGGAGGATCAATGGTCCATCCCCAG GTTCCTGGCATCCTGTTTACCCCAATCTGCCCACACTCCTTATCCTTCAGGCCTCTGATATTACCTGAGCATGTAACGCTTCGTGTACAAGTGCCTTTCAATAGCAGAGGCCATGCATGGGCATCATTTGATGGCAAGGACAGAAGACAGTTAGCACCTGGAGATGCACTCGTTGTCAGCATGGCCCCTTGCCCTGTACCAACAGCATGCCAAGTTGATTCTACCAGCGACTTCCTGCGCAGCATCCATGATGGCCTTCACTGGAACTTGAGGAAAACCCAGTCCTTCGAGGGCCCTCGGGACCTATAA
- the LOC117915920 gene encoding NAD(H) kinase 1 isoform X2: MKLSTLSAVSYEGWGDKKGDASVSCSQPENGLIDLFNSEKAVQELLQQPPVQGIDDHLIEFSEALRTVAKALRRVSEGKASAQAEAAEWKRKYELERARNLQLERKGDGICTKLQSWWTQASPDNAMGIIKLILPCILCWEIWKEQNRRELSSGEHNGDCSAENLTNQPMMCNEARKQSERCCGKHGICSHEVLHNGEIDSDTEMVNNKFMRKASFKLSWWCKGEKSDQHKHDIVSFERGNITTAERSSKQISLKWESHPQTVLILTKPNSTSVRILCADMVRWLREQKKMEIFVEPRVKVELMTESPNFDFVQTWKDDKETLLLHTNVDLVVTLGGDGTVLWAASLFKGPVPPVVPFSLGSLGFMTPFHSEQYRECLDSILRGPFSITLRHRLQCHVIRDAAKSEYESEGPILVLNEVTIDRGISSFLTNLECYSDGSFVTCVQGDGLILSTTSGSTAYSLAAGGSMVHPQVPGILFTPICPHSLSFRPLILPEHVTLRVQVPFNSRGHAWASFDGKDRRQLAPGDALVVSMAPCPVPTACQVDSTSDFLRSIHDGLHWNLRKTQSFEGPRDL, translated from the exons GGAGATGCCAGTGTATCATGTTCACAGCCAGAGAATGGTTTAATTGATCTCTTCAATTCTGAGAAGGCAGTTCAGGAGCTTCTTCAACAACCTCCTGTTCAAGGAATTGATGATCATCTTATAGAGTTCTCGGAGGCTCTGAGAA CTGTTGCTAAGGCATTAAGACGAGTGTCTGAAGGAAAGGCTTCTGCTCAAGCTGAGGCAGCTGAATGGAAGCGTAAATATGAATTAGAGAGGGCACGGAATCTGCAATTGGAGCGTAAAG GCGACGGAATTTGTACAAAGCTTCAAAGTTGGTGGACTCAGGCATCTCCAGATAATGCAATGGGAATAATAAAACTAATTCTTCCATGTATTCTCTGCTGGGAAATTTGGAAAGAACAGAATAGGAGAG AGCTGTCATCTGGAGAGCATAATGGTGATTGTAGTGCAGAGAACTTGACCAACCAACCAATGATGTGCAATGAAGCTAGGAAGCAATCTGAAAGGTGTTGTGGGAAGCATGGAATTTGTTCCCATGAGGTCCTTCATAATGGGGAAATTGATTCTGACACTGAGATGGTTAACAATAAGTTTATGAGAAAG GCATCTTTTAAACTTTCATGGTGGTGCAAAGGAGAGAAAAGTGATCAGCACAAGCATGATATTGTCTCGTTTGAAAGAGGAAACATAACAACTGCAGAGCGCAGCAGTAAGCAG atTTCTTTGAAGTGGGAATCTCACCCACAGACTGTGCTCATTTTGACCAAACCAAATTCAACTTCTGTTCGAATTCTATGTGCAGATATGGTCAG ATGGCTTAGAGAACAGAAAAAGATGGAAATTTTTGTGGAACCACGTGTTAAAGTTGAACTTATGACGGAGTCACCTAACTTCGACTTTGTACAAACTTGGAAAGATG ACAAGGAAACTTTGCTCCTGCACACAAATGTTGACCTTGTTGTAACTCTCGGTGGGGATGGAACTGTCCTTTGG GCTGCATCCTTGTTCAAAGGGCCAGTTCCTCCTGTAGTCCCTTTTTCTTTGGGCTCTCTGGGTTTTATGACTCCATTTC ATTCTGAACAGTACAGAGAATGCCTTGATTCGATCCTAAGGGGTCCTTTTAGTATCACATTACGACACCGGTTGCAGTGCCATGTTATTCGAGATGCAGCTAAAAGTGAATATGAGAGCGAAGGACCTATTCTTGTTTTAAATGAGGTTACAATTGATCGTGGAATATCATCATTCCTGACAAATTTGGAATGCTATAGTGACGGCTCATTTGTCACATGTGTGCAAGGAGATGGATTGATCTTGTCAACAACATCTGGAAGTACTGCATATTCCTTGGCAGCTGGAGGATCAATGGTCCATCCCCAG GTTCCTGGCATCCTGTTTACCCCAATCTGCCCACACTCCTTATCCTTCAGGCCTCTGATATTACCTGAGCATGTAACGCTTCGTGTACAAGTGCCTTTCAATAGCAGAGGCCATGCATGGGCATCATTTGATGGCAAGGACAGAAGACAGTTAGCACCTGGAGATGCACTCGTTGTCAGCATGGCCCCTTGCCCTGTACCAACAGCATGCCAAGTTGATTCTACCAGCGACTTCCTGCGCAGCATCCATGATGGCCTTCACTGGAACTTGAGGAAAACCCAGTCCTTCGAGGGCCCTCGGGACCTATAA
- the LOC117915920 gene encoding NAD(H) kinase 1 isoform X4, translating into MAPSKLNPNGDASVSCSQPENGLIDLFNSEKAVQELLQQPPVQGIDDHLIEFSEALRTVAKALRRVSEGKASAQAEAAEWKRKYELERARNLQLERKGDGICTKLQSWWTQASPDNAMGIIKLILPCILCWEIWKEQNRRELSSGEHNGDCSAENLTNQPMMCNEARKQSERCCGKHGICSHEVLHNGEIDSDTEMVNNKFMRKASFKLSWWCKGEKSDQHKHDIVSFERGNITTAERSSKQISLKWESHPQTVLILTKPNSTSVRILCADMVRWLREQKKMEIFVEPRVKVELMTESPNFDFVQTWKDDKETLLLHTNVDLVVTLGGDGTVLWAASLFKGPVPPVVPFSLGSLGFMTPFHSEQYRECLDSILRGPFSITLRHRLQCHVIRDAAKSEYESEGPILVLNEVTIDRGISSFLTNLECYSDGSFVTCVQGDGLILSTTSGSTAYSLAAGGSMVHPQVPGILFTPICPHSLSFRPLILPEHVTLRVQVPFNSRGHAWASFDGKDRRQLAPGDALVVSMAPCPVPTACQVDSTSDFLRSIHDGLHWNLRKTQSFEGPRDL; encoded by the exons GGAGATGCCAGTGTATCATGTTCACAGCCAGAGAATGGTTTAATTGATCTCTTCAATTCTGAGAAGGCAGTTCAGGAGCTTCTTCAACAACCTCCTGTTCAAGGAATTGATGATCATCTTATAGAGTTCTCGGAGGCTCTGAGAA CTGTTGCTAAGGCATTAAGACGAGTGTCTGAAGGAAAGGCTTCTGCTCAAGCTGAGGCAGCTGAATGGAAGCGTAAATATGAATTAGAGAGGGCACGGAATCTGCAATTGGAGCGTAAAG GCGACGGAATTTGTACAAAGCTTCAAAGTTGGTGGACTCAGGCATCTCCAGATAATGCAATGGGAATAATAAAACTAATTCTTCCATGTATTCTCTGCTGGGAAATTTGGAAAGAACAGAATAGGAGAG AGCTGTCATCTGGAGAGCATAATGGTGATTGTAGTGCAGAGAACTTGACCAACCAACCAATGATGTGCAATGAAGCTAGGAAGCAATCTGAAAGGTGTTGTGGGAAGCATGGAATTTGTTCCCATGAGGTCCTTCATAATGGGGAAATTGATTCTGACACTGAGATGGTTAACAATAAGTTTATGAGAAAG GCATCTTTTAAACTTTCATGGTGGTGCAAAGGAGAGAAAAGTGATCAGCACAAGCATGATATTGTCTCGTTTGAAAGAGGAAACATAACAACTGCAGAGCGCAGCAGTAAGCAG atTTCTTTGAAGTGGGAATCTCACCCACAGACTGTGCTCATTTTGACCAAACCAAATTCAACTTCTGTTCGAATTCTATGTGCAGATATGGTCAG ATGGCTTAGAGAACAGAAAAAGATGGAAATTTTTGTGGAACCACGTGTTAAAGTTGAACTTATGACGGAGTCACCTAACTTCGACTTTGTACAAACTTGGAAAGATG ACAAGGAAACTTTGCTCCTGCACACAAATGTTGACCTTGTTGTAACTCTCGGTGGGGATGGAACTGTCCTTTGG GCTGCATCCTTGTTCAAAGGGCCAGTTCCTCCTGTAGTCCCTTTTTCTTTGGGCTCTCTGGGTTTTATGACTCCATTTC ATTCTGAACAGTACAGAGAATGCCTTGATTCGATCCTAAGGGGTCCTTTTAGTATCACATTACGACACCGGTTGCAGTGCCATGTTATTCGAGATGCAGCTAAAAGTGAATATGAGAGCGAAGGACCTATTCTTGTTTTAAATGAGGTTACAATTGATCGTGGAATATCATCATTCCTGACAAATTTGGAATGCTATAGTGACGGCTCATTTGTCACATGTGTGCAAGGAGATGGATTGATCTTGTCAACAACATCTGGAAGTACTGCATATTCCTTGGCAGCTGGAGGATCAATGGTCCATCCCCAG GTTCCTGGCATCCTGTTTACCCCAATCTGCCCACACTCCTTATCCTTCAGGCCTCTGATATTACCTGAGCATGTAACGCTTCGTGTACAAGTGCCTTTCAATAGCAGAGGCCATGCATGGGCATCATTTGATGGCAAGGACAGAAGACAGTTAGCACCTGGAGATGCACTCGTTGTCAGCATGGCCCCTTGCCCTGTACCAACAGCATGCCAAGTTGATTCTACCAGCGACTTCCTGCGCAGCATCCATGATGGCCTTCACTGGAACTTGAGGAAAACCCAGTCCTTCGAGGGCCCTCGGGACCTATAA